One Drosophila subobscura isolate 14011-0131.10 chromosome U, UCBerk_Dsub_1.0, whole genome shotgun sequence DNA window includes the following coding sequences:
- the LOC117902361 gene encoding uncharacterized protein LOC117902361, producing MDYLEDLSKRIAHFHCELHTTFGYFIKAASCMAFGVILGWFMSLVALGIYKLALVFGAKPIVLPNDEDDEIEMDLMEGFLPVDTRERQGDAWLEMYWEAQHQHLRTQSQRELAAVNHQSTLVT from the coding sequence atggATTATCTGGAAGATCTGTCGAAACGCATTGCCCACTTCCACTGCGAACTCCACACGACCTTTGGTTACTTCATTAAGGCCGCCTCATGCATGGCCTTTGGTGTGATTCTGGGCTGGTTCATGAGTCTCGTGGCATTGGGTATCTATAAGCTGGCACTGGTGTTTGGAGCCAAGCCCATTGTGCTACCCaacgatgaggatgatgagaTCGAAATGGATCTAATGGAAGGGTTTCTGCCAGTGGATACCCGTGAACGGCAGGGCGATGCGTGGCTGGAGATGTATTGGGAggcacagcatcagcatctgaGAACTCAGTCACAGCGGGAGTTGGCAGCAGTGAACCACCAATCAACTTTGGTCACTTGA
- the LOC117902356 gene encoding uncharacterized protein CG1339, translated as MWNKVEYERQRKSATHVGYRIFLKFTAWFLYGIACGCKFFKAKWNPVERRIEERHYNRIVYKLIIILKIVLIASQYLMYFVMFLAVYIHYSLVEKSSAQNFLMGTFAQGINYNVFRRLVIFLHLKQDRIFVRQTVNEILQISEDIEQKFGLIYHCDASLLGVYFLKLFLLYVYMVSYWYKSYFLLINLLYWLLLEYCFMGWFLYQQLLLNWYRNITLFLQRFIDDHEDRERILGRYHRRLFWLFELHLRINNLHRSINDNLSWLSTSIYLMIFVCSFRMELLIECIMFGEDELENKLYIIADGVLGPVLIPLLYVLLIGLCTDRLRDAELVLQQQIVIIHGLYIRKDPSRTLAIKVLYNEHTSLIIHQKLEPLQNLIILGTTCDREFAFDYLLTSILTAVSFVQYSLSCGDYPINECATHK; from the exons ATGTGGAATAAAGTCGAATATGAGCGACAGCGGAAAAGTGCTACACATGTGGGCTATCGAATTTTCCTCAAGTTCACCGCTTGGTTTCTCTATGGCATTGCCTGTGGCTGCAAGTTTTTTAAAGCAAAGTGGAATCCAGTGGAAAGACGCATCGAGGAGCGACACTACAATCGAATAGTATACAAACTGATAATTATCCTGAAGATAGTTCTCATTGCGAGCCAATATCTGATGTATTTTGTGATGTTTTTGGCCGTCTACATTCATTATTCGCTTGTGGAGAAGAGCAGTGCCCAGAATTTCTTGATGGGCACCTTTGCCCAGGGCATCAACTATAATGTCTTTCGGCGATTGGTCATCTTCTTGCACTTAAAACAGGATCGCATATTCGTGAGGCAGACGGTGAATGAGATCCTGCAGATTTCGGAGGATATTGAACAAAAGTTTGGCCTCATCTATCACTGCGATGCGAGTCTTTTGGGTGTGTATTTCCTTAAGCTGTTCCTCCTCTACGTGTACATGGTTTCATACTGGTACAAGTCGTACTTTTTGCTCATCAATCTGCTCTATTGGCTGCTCCTAGAGTATTGCTTCATGGGTTGGTTCCTctaccagcagctgctcctcaaTTGGTATCGAAATATCACCCTATTCCTGCAGCGTTTTATCGATGATCATGAGGATAGAGAGAGGATACTGGGTCGCTATCATCGCCGTCTGTTCTGGCTGTTTGAGCTCCATTTGCGTATCAATAATCTCCATAGGAGCATCAACGACAACCTCTCGTGGCTGTCCACCTCCATCTATCTGATGATATTTGTCTGCAGCTTTAGAATGGAGCTGCTCATCGAGTGCATCATGTTCGGAGAGGATGAGCTGGAGAATAAGCTCTACATCATTGCCGATGGCGTTCTAGGTCCCGTTCTCATACCCCTTCTATATGTCCTGCTAATAGGGTTATGCACAGATCGCTTGCGCGATGCAGAGcttgtgctgcagcagcagattgtcATCATTCATGGGCTGTACATCAGGAAAGACCCCTCCCGCACTCTAGCCATAAAGGTCCTCTACAATGAG CACACCTCTTTGATCATTCATCAGAAGTTGGAACCGCTGcagaatttaattattttgggCACAACGTGTGATCGGGAGTTTGCTTTTGATTATCTCTTAACGTCGATCCTTACGGCGGTCTCATTTGTGCAATACTCCCTATCGTGCGGTGATTATCCGATTAACGAGTGTGCCACACATAAGTAG
- the LOC117902362 gene encoding uncharacterized protein LOC117902362, protein MVILNPIEIVCVYVVQPIIDFLGYLLEVHYVAYLSGLAVIGIIIGLLFSIISVIWYKSTHGDEPKQVPKEETPNLEGVYIQEGPSKKKDD, encoded by the coding sequence ATGGTTATCCTTAATCCCATTGAAATTGTCTGCGTCTATGTGGTGCAGCCCATCATTGACTTCCTGGGCTACCTCCTGGAGGTGCACTACGTGGCCTATCTGTCGGGTCTGGCAGTCATTGGGATCATCATCGGACTCCTCTTCAGCATTATATCGGTGATCTGGTATAAGAGCACTCACGGAGATGAACCCAAGCAGGTCCCAAAGGAAGAAACACCCAATTTGGAGGGTGTTTACATTCAAGAAGGTCCCTCCAAGAAGAAGGACGACTAG